The Gracilibacillus caseinilyticus genome segment TATAATTGAAATGAATATCAACAACGAGCGGTATTGAAATTCTTTTCTTTATTTCAGGAATAGCATTAGCGGCACGCTCATCTGGACAAGCAACTCGCACAATCTGACATCCCGCTTCTGCAAGACGTTCTATTTCTTTAACGGTTGCTTCGACATCGTGTGTTTTTGTCGTAGTCATCGACTGAATGACTACTTCATCTTTGCCACCAACCATTACATTCCCGACTTTTACCGGTCGCGTATCTTTTCGATGTATTAAAGCCATAAATAAAATCGCTCCTTTATTCCGATTTACAAAAAAACTCATGTAGAAAATTTTACGTTTTTTTAATTGATTTTAGACTTCATTATAAAAATATGGTTTTAGGTAACTTTATTACCACATTCCATTATAAAGGTTAAACCAATAAAAGAGAAGTATCAAACCTTATACTTCAATAAAAAATCATGAAAAAATAATATTTTGAAACGAAATAATTTCTTCATACGTATGATATGATAAGTAGAAAACAGAACGAGGTGAGGATAATGTTTACATTATCGGCAGATTGGATGAGTTTTGTCGTTGTTGGTTTGGCAACCCTCTTTCTAATAGGGGAACTTTTGGTAAATGCAAAAGGTATCTTTAGCTTGTTAGGTATCGGATTTATTTCGATATATTTTGCGTCTTATCTTGATCCGGCAATGTTTTTTGTCATGTTGGTGATATATTTTGTTGGTATTATATTCATATTAATTGATGGCAAAGTATTAAATGATGGTACACTGGCTGTTATTGGACTTGTATGTATGATCGTATCAGTCGGTTTTACAGCACCTAATTGGATTTCAGGACTCTATGCAGTCATCGGTGTATTTATTGGCGGGATTGCTTCCTTTGGATTTTTAAAAGTATTTCCTAAGCGTAAGATGTGGACAAAAATAACACTATTTGATCAATTAACAGAAGAAGCTGGCTATTCCAGTATGAACAGCACTCATCAATCCCTAGTAGGAAAGCAAGGACTTACTACAACGGATATGCGACCAATTGGAACAATATTAATTGAAGACACAGAGTATAGTGCCATATCGCAAGGAAAATGGATCAGCAAACAAACAGAAGTAGAAGTGGTCAAAGTAGATGGAACAAAAATTTTAGTGCAAGAAAAAAGAAAGTCTGCCGGATAACACCAGCAGACTTTTTCTTTTAAAAGTAAAGAACGCAACATAGAAGTCAGTCATAAAGCCGAATTACAGATTCATACTGAAGAAATATGGATTCTTATAATACGGATGATGTAAAGTGTAACTGTCTAACAATTAGGCTATTTTGAAATGTTTTATGGAAATATGCTCCGCGTCCTGTGGGCACGGCTTCGGCTCGCACTGACGCATGCGGAGTCTCCGCATATTTCCTACGCTTTAGTGAAGTGCTACTACGTACGTAACAGCTAAAAGCAGTAGTGCTAGGCATTACGATATTTAGAATTAGAATGGCATGACAATTATGGATATGCTCTATATGCTAGTTCTTGCAAAAGTTGCAGAGTTTTATCCTAGCGTA includes the following:
- a CDS encoding NfeD family protein translates to MFTLSADWMSFVVVGLATLFLIGELLVNAKGIFSLLGIGFISIYFASYLDPAMFFVMLVIYFVGIIFILIDGKVLNDGTLAVIGLVCMIVSVGFTAPNWISGLYAVIGVFIGGIASFGFLKVFPKRKMWTKITLFDQLTEEAGYSSMNSTHQSLVGKQGLTTTDMRPIGTILIEDTEYSAISQGKWISKQTEVEVVKVDGTKILVQEKRKSAG